In Erigeron canadensis isolate Cc75 chromosome 7, C_canadensis_v1, whole genome shotgun sequence, one DNA window encodes the following:
- the LOC122606698 gene encoding E3 ubiquitin-protein ligase AIRP2-like codes for MMVMGKIFKDSLKALEADIQHANTLALSSSRDHDGACLQMRLSFSPAVDLFSFLFPWTDCKIAGALGLLRIFIYMTFADGKTTMCLQERKASIKQFYDILFPSILQLQSGLTDLEERKQREICSKRYLSNDSSDKGKFSDVDVERETECGICLETCSKVVLPNCSHSLCLKCFRDWHGRSRSCPFCRDSLKEMNVDDLWMCIEAGEIVDMSVIVKENKKRLFVYIEKLPLIIPGGLSDHKDYHQI; via the exons ATGATGGTTATGGGAAAAATATTTAAGGATTCACTTAAAGCTCTTGAAGCTGATATTCAACATGCTAATACTTT AGCTTTGAGTTCATCTCGGGATCATGATGGAGCCTGCCTACAAATGAGACTATCTTTTAGTCCTGCTGTAGACTTGTTCTCGTTTCTTTTTCCGTGGACGGATTGTAAAATTGCAGGAGCTCTCGGGTTACTTCGAATTTTCATTTATATG ACATTTGCTGATGGCAAAACTACTATGTGTCTTCAAGAAAGGAAAGCAAGCATCAAACAGTTTTACG ATATTCTATTTCCTTCTATATTGCAACTCCAAAGTGGGCTAACAGATTTAGAAGAGAGAAAACAGAGAGAAATATGCTCTAAAAGATACCTAAGTAATGACAGTTCCGACAAGGGAAAGTTCTCGGATGTTGATGTTGAAAGAGAAACCGAATGTGGGATTTGCTTGGAAACGTGTAGCAAAGTGGTATTACCGAATTGCAGCCATTCTTTATGCTTGAAATGTTTTCGGGATTG gcATGGGAGATCACGGTCATGCCCGTTCTGTAGGGATAGTCTGAAAGAAATGAATGTAGACGACCTCTGGATGTGCATTGAAGCTGGTGAAATAGTTGATATGAGTGTAATCGTAAAGGAAAACAAGAAGAGGTTGTTTGTGTACATAGAGAAGTTGCCCCTTATAATTCCCGGTGGCTTATCTGATCACAAGGATTATCATCAGATATAG
- the LOC122606696 gene encoding ammonium transporter 1 member 3 has translation MEVSWETSVTDSINTIYLLFSGYLVFMMQLGFAMLCAGSVRAKNAMNIMLTNVVDAVVGSLSYFLFGFAFAFGGGSDSNPFIGTQYFALKDIPSSSYDYSFFLYQWAFAIAVAGITAGSIAERTQFSAYLVFSFFLTGFVYPVVAHWVWSSNGWLNPGATTCLFGSGAIDFAGSGVVHLVGGIGGLWGALIEGPRVGRFDAFGKPVQMRGHNATLVVLGTFLLWFGWFGFNPGSFNKILVSYPDNFDEGNWTAVGRTAVTTTLAGSTAGIVTLFGRRLLVGHWDALDVCNGVLGGFVAITSGCSVVEPWAAIVCGFVAACVLIGLNIVALKLHYDDPLEAAQLHGGCGAWGLIFTGLFAKEQFVIETYNSGTLGITRPYGLFLGGGWGLIGAQVMEVVVIVSWVSVTMGPLFYLLHKLSILRISIDEEVAGLDISSHGGYAYNAHPEESGPQLYGDYLRLHDQS, from the coding sequence ATGGAGGTTTCTTGGGAAACCAGTGTGACAGATTCAATCAACACCATTTACCTTCTCTTCTCAGGCTATTTGGTCTTTATGATGCAGCTGGGCTTTGCCATGCTATGTGCGGGCTCAGTTCGGGCCAAGAATGCCATGAACATTATGCTGACTAATGTTGTAGATGCAGTCGTTGGTAGCctctcgtacttcttatttggGTTTGCGTTTGCCTTTGGTGGTGGGTCGGACTCGAACCCATTCATTGGTACTCAGTACTTTGCTTTAAAAGATATCCCCTCAAGTTCGTATGACTATAGTTTCTTTCTTTATCAATGGGCGTTTGCTATAGCGGTTGCGGGGATCACTGCAGGGTCGATAGCGGAGCGAACCCAATTTAGTGCCtatcttgttttttcttttttccttacTGGGTTTGTTTATCCAGTTGTGGCCCATTGGGTTTGGTCTTCTAACGGTTGGCTCAACCCTGGGGCTACAACCTGCTTGTTTGGATCAGGCGCTATTGATTTTGCGGGTAGTGGTGTGGTGCACTTGGTTGGTGGAATTGGTGGATTATGGGGTGCACTTATAGAAGGACCAAGGGTTGGTAGGTTTGATGCTTTTGGGAAGCCTGTTCAAATGCGTGGTCACAATGCCACTCTAGTAGTACTCGGGACTTTCTTGTTGTGGTTTGGTTGGTTCGGGTTTAATCCAGGATCATTTAACAAGATTCTGGTCTCATATCCCGATAATTTCGATGAAGGTAACTGGACTGCAGTGGGTCGAACAGCGGTTACAACAACACTAGCTGGTTCAACTGCTGGTATTGTAACCTTGTTTGGCCGACGCCTACTTGTCGGTCATTGGGATGCTTTAGATGTCTGCAACGGTGTCCTTGGTGGGTTTGTGGCCATCACATCTGGTTGCTCAGTGGTGGAGCCATGGGCTGCCATTGTGTGTGGATTTGTTGCAGCCTGTGTTCTAATCGGGCTTAATATCGTAGCTCTAAAGCTGCATTATGACGACCCTTTGGAGGCAGCTCAATTGCATGGTGGATGTGGGGCATGGGGGTTAATTTTCACGGGCTTATTCGCAAAAGAGCAGTTTGTTATCGAAACCTACAACTCAGGTACTCTAGGGATAACAAGGCCTTACGGGCTGTTCTTGGGGGGAGGTTGGGGGTTGATTGGAGCCCAAGTCATGGAAGTCGTCGTTATTGTGTCTTGGGTTAGTGTGACCATGGGTCCGTTGTTTTACCTTCTACATAAGCTGAGTATACTAAGGATATCAATCGACGAAGAAGTTGCTGGGCTCGATATTTCGAGCCATGGTGGTTATGCCTACAATGCACACCCAGAAGAGAGCGGTCCACAGTTGTATGGTGATTACCTTAGGCTTCACGATCAATCCTGA
- the LOC122606695 gene encoding non-specific phospholipase C1 isoform X2: MILRRPLITILILTHVLILTKPLNSTPFHKKIHEINGPIKTLVVLVMENRSFDHMLGWIKKTRPDIDGLTGQEYNHANASDPGSEKIYVSEDAVFVDSDPGHSIQAIREQIFGSNSTVSNPAPMNGFVQQANSMWFASVPASTQPNRFYVHSATSHGASSNVRKDLINGFPQKTIFDSLDENGLSFGIYYQNIPATLFFKSLRKLKYVTKFHEYDLKFKYHAKNGKLPNYVVVEQRYFDVNVFPANDDHPSHDVAIGQAFVKEVYETLRASPQWNEMALLITYDEHGGFYDHVPTPLDNVPNPDGIIGPEPYYFGFDRLGVRVPTLLISPWIDKGTVIHEPNGPNPYSQFEHSSIPATVKKLFNLESDFLTKRDEWAGTFENYFNLRDTPRDDCPEKLPEVKVSLRPRGPKEDMRLTEFQIELIQLASQLNGDHVLNTYPNIGNYMTVGEAHQYAHDAVTRFLEAGKAALRAGANESAIVTMGPALSSRSTQRRIQTY; this comes from the exons ATGATCCTCCGACGACCATTAATAACCATCTTAATCCTAACCCACGTCTTAATCCTCACAAAACCACTAAATTCAACACCTTTTCATAAAAAAATCCACGAAATAAACGGACCCATCAAAACTCTTGTCGTTTTGGTCATGGAAAACCGTTCGTTTGATCACATGTTGGGTTGGATCAAGAAAACCCGACCCGATATTGACGGGTTAACGGGTCAAGAATATAACCATGCAAATGCTTCCGACCCGGGTTCCGAAAAAATCTATGTATCAGAAGATGCAGTTTTTGTTGATTCGGATCCGGGTCATTCTATTCAAGCTATCCGGGAACAGATATTCGGGTCGAATAGTACTGTATCCAACCCGGCTCCAATGAATGGGTTTGTCCAACAAGCAAATTCTAT GTGGTTCGCCTCGGTTCCGGCTTCGACTCAGCCGAACCGGTTTTATGTTCACTCAGCTACTTCTCACGGGGCATCAAGTAATGTAAGAAAAGACTTGATAAATGGTTTTCCTCAAAAAACTATATTTGATTCATTAGATGAAAATGGCCTTAGTTTTGGAATATATTACCAAAATATCCCTGCTACATTGTTTTTTAAGAGTTTAAGAAAACTTAAGTATGTTACTAAGTTTCATGAGTATGATTTGAAGTTTAAGTACCATGCTAAAAATGGAAAGTTGCCTAATTATGTGGTAGTGGAACAAAGGTATTTTGATGTGAATGTGTTTCCGGCTAACGATGATCATCCGTCGCATGATGTGGCGATTGGACAAGCGTTTGTTAAGGAAGTTTATGAGACATTAAGGGCTAGTCCTCAATGGAATGAAATGGCTTTGTTGATTACTTATGATGAACATGGTGGTTTTTATGATCATGTGCCTACGCCGCTTGATAATGTGCCTAATCCGGATGGGATTATTGGTCCCGAACCGTATTACTTTGGGTTTGATCGGTTGGGTGTTCGGGTTCCTACTTTGTTGATATCTCCTTGGATTGATAAAGGCACAG TAATACATGAACCGAATGGACCAAATCCATATTCGCAATTTGAACATTCTTCTATCCCGGCAACTGTAAAGAAGCTCTTCAATTTAGAGTCTGACTTCTTGACCAAACGGGATGAGTGGGCCGGGACCTTTGAGAATTACTTTAACCTTCGTGATACTCCTCGTGATGATTGCCCAG AAAAACTTCCTGAAGTCAAGGTGTCACTGAGGCCAAGAGGACCAAAAGAGGACATGAGACTCACCGAGTTCCAAATCGAACTAATTCAGCTTGCATCACAGCTTAATGGCGATCATGTGCTAAACACATACCCCAATATTGGAAACTATATGACAGTTGGTGAAGCCCACCAATACGCACATGATGCGGTCACGAGGTTTTTGGAAGCTGGAAAGGCAGCCCTGAGAGCCGGAGCCAATGAATCTGCCATTGTCACAATGGGACCCGCTCTCAGTAGCCGATCAACACAAAGACGAATTCAAACCTACTAA
- the LOC122606695 gene encoding non-specific phospholipase C1 isoform X1 codes for MILRRPLITILILTHVLILTKPLNSTPFHKKIHEINGPIKTLVVLVMENRSFDHMLGWIKKTRPDIDGLTGQEYNHANASDPGSEKIYVSEDAVFVDSDPGHSIQAIREQIFGSNSTVSNPAPMNGFVQQANSMLVNGLNSTVMSGFDPELLPSYTELVNEFAVLDRWFASVPASTQPNRFYVHSATSHGASSNVRKDLINGFPQKTIFDSLDENGLSFGIYYQNIPATLFFKSLRKLKYVTKFHEYDLKFKYHAKNGKLPNYVVVEQRYFDVNVFPANDDHPSHDVAIGQAFVKEVYETLRASPQWNEMALLITYDEHGGFYDHVPTPLDNVPNPDGIIGPEPYYFGFDRLGVRVPTLLISPWIDKGTVIHEPNGPNPYSQFEHSSIPATVKKLFNLESDFLTKRDEWAGTFENYFNLRDTPRDDCPEKLPEVKVSLRPRGPKEDMRLTEFQIELIQLASQLNGDHVLNTYPNIGNYMTVGEAHQYAHDAVTRFLEAGKAALRAGANESAIVTMGPALSSRSTQRRIQTY; via the exons ATGATCCTCCGACGACCATTAATAACCATCTTAATCCTAACCCACGTCTTAATCCTCACAAAACCACTAAATTCAACACCTTTTCATAAAAAAATCCACGAAATAAACGGACCCATCAAAACTCTTGTCGTTTTGGTCATGGAAAACCGTTCGTTTGATCACATGTTGGGTTGGATCAAGAAAACCCGACCCGATATTGACGGGTTAACGGGTCAAGAATATAACCATGCAAATGCTTCCGACCCGGGTTCCGAAAAAATCTATGTATCAGAAGATGCAGTTTTTGTTGATTCGGATCCGGGTCATTCTATTCAAGCTATCCGGGAACAGATATTCGGGTCGAATAGTACTGTATCCAACCCGGCTCCAATGAATGGGTTTGTCCAACAAGCAAATTCTATGTTAGTAAATGGGCTAAACAGTACTGTAATGTCCGGGTTTGACCCGGAGTTGTTACCGAGTTACACCGAGTTGGTTAACGAGTTTGCTGTGTTGGACAGGTGGTTCGCCTCGGTTCCGGCTTCGACTCAGCCGAACCGGTTTTATGTTCACTCAGCTACTTCTCACGGGGCATCAAGTAATGTAAGAAAAGACTTGATAAATGGTTTTCCTCAAAAAACTATATTTGATTCATTAGATGAAAATGGCCTTAGTTTTGGAATATATTACCAAAATATCCCTGCTACATTGTTTTTTAAGAGTTTAAGAAAACTTAAGTATGTTACTAAGTTTCATGAGTATGATTTGAAGTTTAAGTACCATGCTAAAAATGGAAAGTTGCCTAATTATGTGGTAGTGGAACAAAGGTATTTTGATGTGAATGTGTTTCCGGCTAACGATGATCATCCGTCGCATGATGTGGCGATTGGACAAGCGTTTGTTAAGGAAGTTTATGAGACATTAAGGGCTAGTCCTCAATGGAATGAAATGGCTTTGTTGATTACTTATGATGAACATGGTGGTTTTTATGATCATGTGCCTACGCCGCTTGATAATGTGCCTAATCCGGATGGGATTATTGGTCCCGAACCGTATTACTTTGGGTTTGATCGGTTGGGTGTTCGGGTTCCTACTTTGTTGATATCTCCTTGGATTGATAAAGGCACAG TAATACATGAACCGAATGGACCAAATCCATATTCGCAATTTGAACATTCTTCTATCCCGGCAACTGTAAAGAAGCTCTTCAATTTAGAGTCTGACTTCTTGACCAAACGGGATGAGTGGGCCGGGACCTTTGAGAATTACTTTAACCTTCGTGATACTCCTCGTGATGATTGCCCAG AAAAACTTCCTGAAGTCAAGGTGTCACTGAGGCCAAGAGGACCAAAAGAGGACATGAGACTCACCGAGTTCCAAATCGAACTAATTCAGCTTGCATCACAGCTTAATGGCGATCATGTGCTAAACACATACCCCAATATTGGAAACTATATGACAGTTGGTGAAGCCCACCAATACGCACATGATGCGGTCACGAGGTTTTTGGAAGCTGGAAAGGCAGCCCTGAGAGCCGGAGCCAATGAATCTGCCATTGTCACAATGGGACCCGCTCTCAGTAGCCGATCAACACAAAGACGAATTCAAACCTACTAA
- the LOC122609259 gene encoding putative F-box protein At2g02030, with translation MTITVALLPAAQRKRKRSAASLHAAQRRQKVLRPPPPVDIDNNLIEFEKKKADHPSIDIDNSIIEYEILPRLPAKSVGRFKSVSKQWNSFLSTHMFGKMHHLRHINNKTYKLLILDKPLVDLCSQPLNNGSVTVGFNRLEEADPRFDSLLGSLDGLVCVASTETVNSLALWNPFTGAYYKLPPNPDFTRPFNSYKNFRYRGRDAVGFYSDSSNDYKLLYMIPLDQEAYIYSQRLNSWRKIEFLINRYSFLRRYSWSRATFCDHSLYFSVKKLGLSKHQYIICFDVNTEEFRVIQFPPLPNDARCTYHANFVGIDGCIHLCAAYDVSFKGPYNQGSVWKLNGDGATWAEVASFQGTQKNVSYNPIEHATCVTRNARILGLRFRMVVVPNPFLKLVLTLTLLK, from the coding sequence ATGACGATAACCGTAGCATTACTACCCGCCGCCCAAAGGAAGAGGAAGAGGTCCGCAGCATCACTGCACGCCGCCCAAAGGAGGCAGAAGGTGCTTCGTCCTCCTCCTCCAGTTGATATTGATAATAATTTAATAGAATTTGAGAAGAAGAAGGCTGATCATCCGTCAATTGATATCGATAATAGTATAATCGAATATGAGATCTTACCAAGACTTCCAGCCAAGTCCGTAGGTCGTTTCAAGTCCGTTTCCAAACAATGGAATTCGTTTTTATCCACACATATGTTTGGAAAGATGCACCACCTCCGTCACATTAACAACAAAACATATAAGCTTTTGATACTTGACAAGCCCCTTGTAGATTTATGCAGCCAACCCCTCAACAACGGTTCCGTCACCGTCGGTTTTAACCGGCTCGAAGAAGCCGATCCTAGATTTGATTCGCTTTTAGGAAGTTTGGATGGGTTGGTATGTGTAGCCTCCACCGAAACCGTCAATAGTCTAGCTTTATGGAACCCGTTCACCGGTGCCTACTACAAGTTGCCCCCTAACCCAGACTTTACTCGTCCCTTTAATTCTTATAAAAATTTCCGTTATCGTGGTCGAGACGCCGTTGGTTTTTATTCCGACTCTTCCAATGACTATAAGCTACTATATATGATTCCTTTGGATCAAGAGGCTTATATCTATTCCCAAAGACTGAATTCATGGAGAAAGATTGAATTCCTGATCAACCGCTACTCGTTCTTGCGTCGCTACTCGTGGTCGCGGGCAACCTTCTGTGACCACAGTCTTTACTTTTCTGTAAAGAAATTAGGACTATCTAAACATCAATACATTATTTGTTTTGATGTGAACACGGAAGAATTCAGGGTAATACAATTTCCACCTCTTCCAAATGATGCAAGATGTACGTATCATGCAAATTTCGTGGGTATCGATGGATGCATTCACTTGTGTGCAGCTTATGACGTAAGTTTCAAGGGACCCTATAATCAGGGAAGTGTGTGGAAGTTGAATGGTGATGGCGCGACGTGGGCGGAGGTGGCATCTTTCCAAGGCACTCAAAAGAATGTTTCCTACAACCCAATTGAGCACGCCACATGCGTGACTAGGAATGCCCGGATACTTGGCTTGCGATTTCGGATGGTGGTCGTACCAAATCCATTTTTGAAGTTGGTCCTAACTCTGACCCTTTTGAAATAA
- the LOC122607059 gene encoding villin-5-like, translated as MSPSANSPAVRTADHTPVSASPSTEAENLPSKDSGPKQELVNYPYDRVKINSNNPVPDIDITKREAYLSEEEFQEKFAMPKRAFYQLPRWKQNKLKMSLFLF; from the exons ATGAGCCCATCTGCAAATTCCCCTGCTGTTCGCACTGCAG ATCATACACCAGTTTCTGCAAGTCCTTCAACAGAAGCAGAAAACCTTCCCTCCAAAGATTCGGGTCCTAAGCAGGAGTTGGTCAACTATCCATACGATCGGGTAAAAATCAACTCAAACAATCCGGTTCCAGATATAGACATTACAAAGAGAGAG GCCTATCTATCCGAAGAAGAGTTCCAAGAGAAATTTGCCATGCCGAAAAGAGCTTTTTACCAACTTCCGAGATGGAAACAAAACAAACTAAAGATGTCCCTCTTTCTCttctaa
- the LOC122609261 gene encoding uncharacterized protein LOC122609261 — protein MEGSSDRECDTTLNKANAIVQGIMKKIKPTIDGKRRRDTVLRYVRHKVQSIDKSLLVSAYGSWPLRTFLPKSDVDIVVIGNIGLQDIKHVFEEDSEFRNVITHGSGTDAEILRFFVGRMQVDLCVNHDDGLASNLFMEMVNRIFMRNNLFKESILLVKAWSSIEAKILAPGLLTSYSIQVMVMHVLLNLPGKNVTPFEVFKRFLETYSRFDWDKLAMGRRGVIKLYEVNDLQTAYTGHPEFDLLTPCLEYCASETNSGKPPVCKKDGFVKADMNIIDPINRFKNLAYKVTRPRLKKGDYKVNKPDNMRSNEKTRASNDMPGG, from the exons ATGGAAGGTAGTTCAGACAG GGAATGTGATACAACTTTGAACAAGGCAAATGCTATTGTTCAAGGTATTATGAAAAAAATCAAGCCAACTATAGACGGTAAGAGGCGGAGGGACACAGTCCTTCGTTATGTGAGACATAAGGTTCAATCCATCGATAAATCG TTACTTGTTTCTGCATATGGCTCTTGGCCCCTACGTACGTTCCTGCCAAAATCTGACGTGGACATAGTCGTAATCGGAAATATCGGTTTACAAGACATCAAACATGTGTTTGAAGAAGATTCTGAGTTTAGAAACGTGATAACCCATGGAAGTGGCACG GACGCGgaaattttaagattttttgtgGGAAGAATGCAGGTGGACCTATGTGTTAATCATGATGACGGGCTAGCCTCTAATCTTTTTATGGAAATG gtGAATAGAATCTTCATGCGAAACAATCTTTTTAAGGAGAGTATATTACTGGTGAAAGCTTGGTCCTCGATTGAGGCAAAAATCTTGGCTCCGGGTTTATTAACGTCCTACTCTATTCAAGTAATGGTGATGCACGTGTTATTAAACTTGCCTGGAAAAAATGTTACACCATTCGAG gTGTTCAAAAGGTTCTTAGAAACCTACTCACGCTTTGATTGGGACAAACTTGCAATGGGTAGGAGAGGCGTTATAAAACTCTATGAAGTCAATGATTTACAAA CCGCTTATACAGGACATCCAGAATTTGATCTTCTGACTCCATGTTTGGAGTATTGTGCCTCTGAGACAAATTCTGGGAAGCCCCCAGTGTGCAAAAAAGATGGGTTTGTGAAGGCAGATATGAACATCATTGACCCCATAAACAGGTTCAAAAATTTGGCTTACAAGGTGACTAGGCCCAGGTTGAAAAAGGGGGATTATAAAGTGAATAAGCCCG ACAATATGAGATCGAATGAAAAAACAAGAGCATCAAACGACATGCCAGGTGGTTAG
- the LOC122607060 gene encoding LOW QUALITY PROTEIN: cell division control protein 6 homolog B-like (The sequence of the model RefSeq protein was modified relative to this genomic sequence to represent the inferred CDS: inserted 1 base in 1 codon) has protein sequence MEQLSAVKEALHVSTTPPTIVCRXDEQRRIVEFCRKCVEEDKSGSLYICGCPGTGKSLSMDNVKGSLTLWAKETGGDLPDILNLNCTSLTSTSEIFNKIHEKSQPNKKLTARSTPLRQLQQLYSQKQQSADTKMMLVIADVLDYLITKDRVVLHDLFMLTTLPFSKLILIGIANAIDLADRFLPKLQSLNCKPMVVTFQAYSMDQIIIILKQQLMSLSCTVFQPQALELCARKVAAASGDMRKALGICRGAIEMLESEPRESTCTLNLTSMVRVDHMAMALSRAYKSPIVDTVQSLPQHHQVPLFYLKKS, from the exons ATGGAGCAGTTGAGTGCGGTGAAGGAGGCGTTACACGTATCGACGACTCCACCGACGATAGTGTGTC GAGATGAGCAGAGAAGGATAGTGGAGTTTTGTAGGAAATGTGTTGAGGAAGATAAGTCTGGGAGTTTGTATATTTGTGGCTGTCCTGGCACCGGAAAGTCACTTTCTATGGATAATGTCAAAGGGTCTCTTACTCTTTGGGCTAAAGAG ACAGGGGGCGATCTGCCGGATATTTTGAACTTAAACTGTACTTCTCTCACAAGCACTTCAGAAATTTTCAACAAG ATACATGAAAAGAGTCAACCAAATAAGAAACTCACTGCTCGTTCTACGCCCTTACGACAACTTCAGCAACTGTATTCTCAAAAGCAGCAGTCAGCCGACACTAAAATGAT GTTGGTGATTGCTGATGTGCTTGATTACTTGATCACTAAGGACCGAGTGGTGCTTCATGATCTGTTTATGCTAACAACATTGCCCTTTTCAAAACTTATATTGATAG GTATAGCTAATGCGATCGACTTAGCAGACCGTTTTCTACCAAAACTGCAGTCTTTAAATT GTAAGCCTATGGTTGTGACTTTTCAAGCCTATTCCATGGATCAGATAATTATTATTCTTAAACAACAGCTAATG tCACTCTCTTGTACCGTCTTCCAGCCACAAGCATTGGAACTCTGCGCACGG AAAGTAGCTGCAGCATCCGGAGATATGAGGAAAGCTCTTGGTATCTGCAG GGGTGCAATCGAAATGCTTGAATCTGAACCTCGAGAATCTACCTGCACTTTAAATCTGACATCAATG GTCAGAGTTGATCATATGGCCATGGCTTTGTCAAGGGCTTACAAATCACCAATAGTTGACACTGTACAGTCTCTTCCCCAACATCATCAGGTACCGTTGTTCTACCTTAAAAAGTCTTGA